Within Aphelocoma coerulescens isolate FSJ_1873_10779 chromosome 18, UR_Acoe_1.0, whole genome shotgun sequence, the genomic segment GCTCCTGGGGCTGAGGGCTCCTCTCCCCgtgaggaagctcagctgggccATGGTGGAGCAGGTGCCTGCTCGGCCCCTGTGACCCCATGCCCCCCCAGCCACAATGCAGCATGTCCCCACACAGGTGTGGGCATCAGCATCGGCTGCCACGGGCATCCCGggcactgctgcagctgaaagaaGGAGCAGATCGACAGACAGACAAGCAGACAAGGTCCTGCAGGATACCCAGCCTTTATTGCAAAATTGTCTTcagctggcagctgcagctcaaCAGACACAGGCTCTCTGCACCCCAaccccttccctctccagcgcaggggctgccaggagcgGCCGAGGCTTTCCAAGGGCAGAAGCACCCGGAGCCGAGCACCTCCCGGCACGGGGCGGCTGTGACGGGCGGCACGGCCCCAGcagggaggggcccgggggggcaGGAGGGCATCCCTGGGGCTCCGAGGTGGTTGGGACGGGTGGGCAGCCCCGTGCCCTCGTGCTGCCAGACACCTCCAAGAGCTGTGGGTTTTCCTGGGCACAGCTCCCACACCGGCTCCTCATCCAGGCTGCCCCACAAACTACAGCCAGTGCCGTGGGCACCTTGATGCTGAGGAGAAGCAGGAAGTGGATGACACTGAGCTGGGACCTGTGTAGGAGAAAGGTGATTATGCTAGAGCTTTAGTAAGGTCTGGGGAATGAGGATGGGGACTGGGGCACTTGTATGTCTGCCAGCTGCGTGTCTTGCACCCAGAATGCTCCTTGGGGCCTCCAAGCTGGGAGATACATGCATGGGAAAAGAATGTTTCGGCCAGGGGATGCTGTTGGGGGCTTGCCCAGATCCCAAGCCCTGACTCACAGCACTGGGAGCTCCCCACAGTCCCTGGAGCACAGAGGGCTGGTTGTCACTGGGCTCGCCTTGCCGTCCTCAGTTGTGTTTGAAACAGCTGTAGAGGAAACAGAATCAGAGCAATTTGGAGACCCCCACACCCCCTATTGTGCACCCTGCCCAGGGGTCTCTGCCCTGAGACTTCAACCATGAAGGTGCAGGGGGTGGAAATGGAGCTATCCAGGCAACGCCCTGAGcactggggaggaggaagaggaaaaagggggaagttTACAGCCAGCTTTACTCCCAGCCCTGGGTTACCTGCAGAGACCATCACCTTGGTGCTGTGCCACTGGTTGATCCCCAGTTTCCTCTTCACCCCGCAGGAGTACTGGCCTGCATCCCCCAGTGTGACACTGCTCAGTGTCACCGTGAATGCGTGTGCTGTGTGGTTGTCCCTGATGGACACCCTGTCCCCCGTCACTGTCACCTCTGAGCCATTGGTTTGGATGTAGGTCAAACAGAACCGGAGGAAGTTTTTGCGGCACCAGTACTTGGAGTTGAGCTTGTAGCGTGGCTTGTAGCTGCAGGACACTGCCAGTGAGCTGCCCTGCTCAACTGTCACCTGCTTGGGGCCTGTCACTGCCTGGCCATCTgcaagggacagagagaggtGCTGGAAACCCATCCTGGCATTGCCTCAGGGAATAATGAAGGATCCCCCTTGTGTACCCCCACAAGGTTTCTTGGGGGTACAGCCCGAGGGAGACTCTGCCCGTGCACCCACTATGCTGGTGAGCAGTGGTGAGGTGAGATGTCCCCAGTCATTATAAAAGACCCCCCATCACGAGTGTATGTTATTAAGGGAGTGAACGCTTATTCCCAGCGTTCACATGGCAGGGAACAAGCAGATCTCAGAGATCCCGCCCTGAAACTGCCAGAGGAAAAGTTTGGGCTTTTGCCATGACCACAGTGAGCTTCCTGGTctgcctcagccccagcctcTCCACAGCTCTGCCAGAACCCCTGAGATGGATTTGCCTGACCTGTGCTTGTGGCTCTCACGAGGAAAAGGGTCCAAACCAAGGAAATCCTCATTTTGCAGCTTCTTGCTCCCAAGTTGGTATTTTCGCCGTGGTTTTTCACAAAGAATCCTTCAGGATGCAGCCAGGCCCACACGCACATGGGCGTCCAAAGACTTTTCCAAGCTGCCTTCTCCTGTCACTTTGGGCAGTGCTTACCCCCAGACCCTGGATGTCTTCTTTTTAAGACAGTCACTTCCTTCCCTTCACCCAGGGATCGTGACTCACCCTGCGGTGTTCCATGACAGAGACtctgttttttctctgaaatagtCACTGCGTTCCCAGGAAAACACCAAAACACAGCAGGTTCCTCCACTGTGATCCCCATCccagcagggagcaaagacaGAGCCCACAGGATTTTGGGAAGATTTGAGAGGGGCCAGGCCagagcagggatgcagggactgGGGTAGAGTGAGTGCAGGTCAGCCCCTGTGGATGGACTGGTTGGGATGCCAGGATGCTCTCCCAGTTCTGATGGACTGGGAAGATGGACAGCCATCCCACTCCCCtgcactgctgctccctggctccCTAGTGGGCTGCAAGCTTCAGCTGGGCTGCTTTTGTCTGTTTTCTCAAGAAGTGTCTTATTTCCTCCCCAAACCACCTTTTCTGGCACAGCTGTGGGGTTTTGAGTGACAATGCTGGTTTTCCCCCAGAATTAAATGCTTCCACTAAAAGTTTCagaaacacaaacacacaaagcAATGCTGCTTTCCTGGCAGCTGCCTTGTCAATGGCTTTCTTCCAATATGCCCCTTGGAAAGAGCAGAAAGCACAAACCTCCAGGATCTCCTTCTCTCTCAGTGCCTTGCCATGGCAAGAGGAAGCTCTGGGTTTTCCTTTGGGTCACCAAGTAACCCCTTCCTTCCCAGCTGACCGGTGTGAGCCAAATTGCTGCAAGTAACAGCAAGATCTAAATTCAAAAAGTGGCTGGAGATGGCAAACCTGCTTTGTGCGGAGAAGCTTCCCACTCCAGCCACCTCATCTTCCTCGGGGATGCATCCCTGCCCCTGGCTGGAAAATCACAATGCATCCTTCCCTTGGAGTGAGGGGACAACTGGGAGAAGTGGCTTGGAGGTAGAGGCTCTGGATGGAATGTGCACAGGGAAGGTGCCTACAAAGGTATTTGCTGCATGAGGATTTCGAGGGCAGCTCAGCTACCCGAAAGCAGACAGAAGGACATCTTCAAAGAGCCACTTTGGTCGAGTTGCTGGGGAATTTTTCAGGCCACATCCATGCTGTGTCATTACTATCACATCGCCATCACATAACCGTCAGATGTGGGGTGTCATTTGCCTATTTCCCAGGTTTGGTTCCTGGGCAGGATGAGCAGCTGCCCAGTCCAGTGCAGGGGCTGGGACTCCCAGCACAGACTGAGGCCACTTCCTCCCCATCACGGCAGTCCCCAGGACCATGTTACATCCCAGAGAGCTCCTGACTCTGTGTGACCTAAGGTAGATCTCCTTGCAGCCCCTGAGGATACAGCAGTGATTTACAGTCACCCAACATCAGCACTGCAGCTCCCACATGGGGTTTTACTCTGATATTTCTCCTCCCCCCTGCTGTGTGAAGGGGCCCTGGCTGAGTGGGACACTGACCCGGGGCTGTCAATGAGGGGTTTGCAAAGGGGATGGCTCCAGCTCAGTGCCTCAGCCCCAAACCAACAGCAGTGTGTGAACATCCTCCTGAAGGGGAAGGTCAAGATGAGAGCAGGCAGGAAAGAGGAACCCCAGAGTGCTGACACAGAAGTCTGTCGTGGGAGGAGTTGTGATGTTTATCCCAATTAAAGTGAGCGTCAGTTGGAAAGACAAACCAGAAAGGGAGTAGAGCAATTAGGGCACAAACAAGTGCAACAGAGTGTGATGAGGAATCACTCCGCCTAAAGTGGGGAGAGTCCTGCTGAGAGCCTCCCGAcaccctccagccagggcaCGGCTGCTGGGGTGCTCCAGAAGCCCGGGGGGAATGGATAAACACAGCcccctgcacagggcaggggaaggtgctctgctctgcaccagCATCTCTGAGGGGCTGTGGCAGGGTCCTGCAAGCCAAGACCTCTCTCTTTTGGCAGAAAGAGGCCCGGGAAGTGCAAGGCAAAGCTGCTCTGTGAGAGAAGAAGCGTTGCTGGAACGGTTCTCAGGAATCCCGCGGATGCACCCTGGCAGGAGCGCATCAATTTGCCTTTTCATCTGCGCCGCACGCGCGGCTGGAGCGGGGACCCGCGCGTGGCTCGGTGGCCGCATCAGCGAGCAAAGCGTGTCAGAGCCCCGGCAGCGCCATCGTGATGTGATGTGGGCACGGCACAGGGGATGAGATGAGCTGACACCTgcgctcctgcagcccctgccccctgcctgcccctgggcagcgctcccagtccctgcccagcagcgaCAGGACACTGCACAACACCATCAGACACTGCTTTTGCTCTGGTTCTGCAAGATTATGAATCTGGGTTTACTCTCTGGTGTTGATCCTAAGAAAAAGCCTGCAAGCCTTCCTGAGACAGGCAGTAATTGAGTCAATCAGTGCATGCATTTCCTTGGTTCAAGGCCCAGAAAGAACAGATCTTCCCCAGTTCTCATCTCACTGTATTACCCACCACCACAGCTGAGCCTTTCCAGAGTCCTGTCTGCTCTGGACTTCAATGATATTTCCAATCCCCAATTCTGTTATTTAATCTAGGGCCTTTGAAAAATAATCGAGCCCTTTCAGTCTGTTCTTCCTGGGCAGATTTAGCAAGTTTGGTGAAATTATCCTTAGGAGATAAGGCTGAGTAAATCACGTAGCTCCTTTAGTGCTGGCTGACTGAGCAGGCACTGTCTGATCTCTCCTTTCCGCTGCCATCTCAGATAACCGAGATAAGTCCTGATCATTCCCAGATCTCCCAATTTAGCAAAGGCAGTAAAAGTGGTAAAAAATACTTGCCGACTCTGTGGTGATGGAGGATTTACTCTGGGCTCTGCCTGAGGCTGGACTTAGCCAGAAGGGCCTAAGGCAGGGGTTATTTAATGCAAAGAAATTAAGAATCTGTACTCAGTGAATTCAGAGGATGAAATTCTGATTCCTTTCTAGCTCATGGGAAGGAATGACTCCAGCAAGGCTCCAGTTTCCCCCAAATGTGTTGTACAGTCAATTCAAGGAGATACTACAGCAGTTAATGGGGTTGGGCAGCAGAGAACAAGCAGAACAGTGAAGCAGAAACTCCTGAGCTGGATTTAAATCTTCCACTGTTAGAGCTGTACTTCTCAAGACAAATACACAGTAATTAAGCTACCAGAGATACAGTCTACCGGCAAACAGACCAAACAATGGATCTAAATTGCAGGTTCATTTGGAATCACTCCTGCCGTTTACAGGTCATTTCCTCTGATTTCATTGCTCTGCATTGATTTCATCTGGTCAGCATTTGCTTGGGGCTATAAACTGCTCACTGGCTGCCAGAAACCACTGCTGGGTCTGGGGGAGGCTGGTAGACCAAGTGGTTTGCTCTGGATGGTGGGGAAATGCATTCCTTGGTGTGTGAGGGGAGGCAGGGATGTAGGTACTGGGCTCTGATAAAGCCGCTGATATCACTTATCTGCGATGGGTTATGTCCTCCAGCATCATAAAGTGGGATAAAGCCCTTGGAGCAGGGCCAGGGTGTGCTGGTGCCGTGTTTTACCAGCAATCTGTGTTGTCTCATTAGACTGCATTACATTTGGAGATATCATGATAGACAGGAAAATTGTCTTCCTCCTGAGTGCGGTTAAACCTGCAGGGCCAAGTGTGTCTCTGGTGCAATGCTAGTGTCTGCACAGGGAATGGACCACTTGGCTCTGTGAGGCTCTTCCcagtcagcagcagctcctccctgctctccttTATGATTCAGGATAGTTAACAAATGTTGCTGGAGCTAAAAAGTCAGAGAATGCTCTCCAAGCCCCAGAGCTTCACCTGCAGCAGGGACCTGCCAGAAGTTCCCATCCAGGGATGAGCACACCTGGAGCCTCAGACTCAGTGGGCTGTTGGGGGCTTACTCTCCTCTTCATTCCCACCTTCCAAGAGAGGTTTCTCGGCGTACCTGGCCGGTTTGGGTGCCCAGGACAGAGCTGTGCAGTCCCTGCAGCAGATCTGGGTCTCTGTGGTCCAGCAGACAGCTCAGGTCAGGCAGTGCCCCAactctggggcaggagaaggctGAGCATGCACTCAGGATGGTGCCACAAAGGCTCCATCCTCAAGGGGCCTTGACAGCACTGGGATATCCACGGAAAGGATTGTGAAAGGACATCCATGGGAGTTTGGGAGTTCTGACAAGCTCTTGGCATGTTTAGGAGTTGCCCTGGCAAAGCCCCTGAGGTTTGCTGCTCTCTTCTTCTTGGGCCTGCCTGCTGTGGGCTGTGTGCACTATGTTGAACCAGTTGTTAATTTTCTGATCCAGACACCTGGGCTCGTGATATCATTTCTTTTTGTGCTGTTGATTGTCTTCCAGTGCATGAGGCCATGGTCTGGCTGCAGGATGGTCTGGGTTGGGTTGGGCTTTTTGGCCTCAGGCAAGCATGAACCCCATATTCCCTactggttttttaaattttttctggCTATTGTTTCTGAGTCCAATCGTCTGACCCAGCAGAACCATCTCTGCAGTCAGAGGAAATAATGGGCAGATATAATTAGTAATGTCAGGCCCAGGCAGTCAAACAGCAATCGGATGGGTGCAGATGGCTCTTGGAAGCATGGTCTGTTCCTCTGG encodes:
- the LOC138120279 gene encoding CMRF35-like molecule 2, with translation MCVWAWLHPEGFFVKNHGENTNLGARSCKMRISLVWTLFLVRATSTDGQAVTGPKQVTVEQGSSLAVSCSYKPRYKLNSKYWCRKNFLRFCLTYIQTNGSEVTVTGDRVSIRDNHTAHAFTVTLSSVTLGDAGQYSCGVKRKLGINQWHSTKVMVSAAVSNTTEDGKASPVTTSPLCSRDCGELPVLSQLSVIHFLLLLSIKVPTALAVVCGAAWMRSRCGSCAQENPQLLEVSGSTRARGCPPVPTTSEPQGCPPAPPGPSLLGPCRPSQPPRAGRCSAPGASALGKPRPLLAAPALEREGVGVQRACVC